The following are encoded together in the Glycine max cultivar Williams 82 chromosome 8, Glycine_max_v4.0, whole genome shotgun sequence genome:
- the LOC100806376 gene encoding protein NARROW LEAF 1, with the protein MERARLNMRGHCSGSTPSEESALDLERNCCSHSNLPSLSPPTLQPFASAGQHCESSAAYFSWPSRLNDAAEERANYFLNLQKGVLPETLGRLPKGHQATTLLELMTIRAFHSKILRCYSLGTAIGFRIRRGVLTDIPAILVFVSRKVHKQWLSPIQCLPTALEGPGGVWCDVDVVEFSYFGAPEPVPKEQLYTEIVDDLRGGDPCIGSGSQVASQETYGTLGAIVKSQTGSRQVGFLTNRHVAVDLDYPNQKMFHPLPPTLGPGVYLGAVERATSFITDELWYGIFAGINPETFVRADGAFIPFADDFDMSTVTTSVRGVGDIGDVKIIDLQAPISSLIGKQVVKVGRSSGLTTGVVLAYALEYNDEKGICFLTDLLVVGENQQTFDLEGDSGSLIMLKGDIGEKPRPIGIIWGGTANRGRLKLKVGQPPENWTSGVDLGRLLNLLELDLITTDEGLQVAVQEQRAVSATVIGSTVGDSSPPDGVLPKDKAEDKYEPLGLQIQSIPLGVVPSSQDMKPSIMETEFKLEDGINVGPSIEHQFIPSFIGRSPLHKNSIQDRTATENLSSLRNNCDEDLCVSLQLGDNEAKRRRSEASTSTEEPQ; encoded by the exons ATGGAGCGCGCGAGGCTAAACATGAGAGGCCATTGCTCTGGTTCGACTCCCTCAGAAGAATCTGCTCTGGATCTTGAAAGAAACTGTTGTAGTCATTCTAATCTGCCCTCACTTAGTCCACCAACGCTTCAACCCTTTGCTTCAGCTGGACAGCATTGTGAGAGCAGTGCCGCTTACTTCTCATGGCCAAGCCGCTTGAATGATGCTGCCGAAGAGAGagcaaactattttttaaatctacaaAAGGGGGTGCTACCTGAAACCCTTGGTCGCCTGCCAAAGGGTCATCAGGCAACTACATTACTTGAACTCATGACAATCAGGGCATTTCACAGCAAGATACTACGTTGTTACAGCCTTGGAACAGCTATTGGTTTTCGAATTCGGCGAGGTGTATTAACAGATATTCCTGCCATTCTAGTGTTTGTTTCCAGGAAAGTTCACAAACAATGGCTCAGTCCAATCCAGTGTCTACCTACTGCTCTTGAG GGGCCTGGTGGAGTATGGTGCGATGTAGATGTGGTGGAATTCTCATATTTTGGTGCACCTGAGCCAGTTCCAAAAGAGCAGCTGTACACAGAGATTGTAGATGACTTGCGTGGGGGTGATCCATGCATTGGTTCAGGATCTCAG GTGGCAAGCCAAGAGACATATGGAACTTTGGGTGCCATCGTGAAAAGCCAAACTGGCAGTCGGCAAGTTGGTTTTCTCACAAATCGTCATGTAGCAGTCGACCTAGATTATCCGAACCAAAAGATGTTTCATCCTCTTCCACCCACTTTGGGGCCTGGGGTTTATCTTGGTGCAGTAGAGAGAGCAACTTCATTTATAACGGATGAGCTTTGGTATGGCATATTTGCTGGAATAAACCCAG AGACTTTTGTGAGAGCTGATGGTGCATTCATTCCTTTTGCTGATGACTTTGACATGTCCACTGTTACTACTTCAGTGAGGGGTGTTGGAGATATTGGTGATGTGAAAATAATTGATCTACAGGCTCCAATTAGTAGCCTTATTGGAAAACAAGTGGTGAAGGTTGGAAGAAGCTCTGGCTTGACCACTGGAGTTGTTTTGGCTTATGCCCTAGAGTACAATGATGAGAAAGGTATATGCTTTCTAACGGATCTTCTTGTTGTTGGTGAGAACCAACAAACTTTTGACCTTGAAGGAGACAGTGGAAGTCTCATCATGTTAAAAGGTGACATTGGTGAGAAACCACGACCAATTGGGATAATATGGGGAGGAACTGCTAACAGAGGCCGCCTTAAGTTAAAAGTTGGTCAACCTCCTGAGAATTGGACTAGTGGGGTGGATTTAGGGCGTCTTCTCAATCTACTTGAACTTGATTTGATAACAACTGATGAAGGACTTCAAG TGGCGGTGCAAGAACAAAGAGCTGTGTCAGCCACAGTAATTGGCTCTACCGTGGGCGATTCCTCACCTCCTGATGGTGTACTTCCAAAAGATAAAGCTGAAGACAAATATGAGCCACTTGGTCTTCAAATTCAGTCCATTCCCTTAGGAGTTGTACCTAGTAGCCAAGACATGAAACCATCAATTATGGAGACTGAATTTAAATTAGAAGATGGAATCAATGTTGGTCCCAGTATCGAACACCAGTTTATCCCGAGCTTCATTGGGCGGTCTCCGTTGCACAAAAACAGCATACAGGACAGAACTGCAACAGAGAACTTGTCTTCATTGAGGAATAACTGTGATGAAGATTTGTGTGTTTCACTGCAGCTGGGTGACAATGAAGCAAAGAGAAGGCGTTCTGAAGCCTCCACTAGTACCGAGGAACCTCAGTGA